In Neospora caninum Liverpool complete genome, chromosome II, the following are encoded in one genomic region:
- a CDS encoding putative kinesin motor domain cointaining protein has protein sequence MSCSVQVAVRVRPFNARERKLNAFCCISMNGRQTVITNLSKKNDEKKFTFDYSYWSHDGYHEEPSGYLSPAPGSPYADQTRVFSDVGQGVIDSAWEGYHACLFAYGQTGSGKSYSMVGYGENKGIIPIACEEIFRRIGQNKDPTKSFEVSCSMLEVYNEHVHDLLIKPSTRPQGGLEIRESKVLGIFVEGLSRRAVNSYAGIQKIVDEGTSNRSIGATLMNATSSRAHTVVSIELQQITTLDGKQGRRTSVIHLVDLAGSEKNDQTQASGDRLKEGCAINKSLSALGNVISALADKAAGKDKGRVIPYRDSKLTRLLQNALGGSCRTIMLCALSPASNNYDETLSTLRYADRAKQVKNFAVVNEDPTLRLIRELREENEKLKALLEGKNAADRGLSEAERKALEEEHQKEIRAMENALHDMEKSFQQKLEESQKQAAAQTAQGTVDPSSVPHLTVLNEDVLLSGQLNFALPSAPGHLWIGKKKGDWTPDVSLSGLGVFPKHCRCALDASKRAVYLEVVEGINYTFVNGEKITQKKPVSLRSGDRLVLGQAYAFLVVFPAEQTQQKLLAEHTYDGVLEEVCVAQGEVKRVKPNEVELQEEKAKAEAYKRQAEAMQRAQKEFEEKMRRAAQKASADERQKVEEEFRKKHEALEREKKELQRKEMRRCAAETDRKVVEEKLVEVLPLIKEANLIAAELKKPYELTPSFDMTFTSTGERRSNVIVAVMFEGKPVYDWAPAVLENRLFLMRELLDAYTDAKDKDGFLKRLKKEDDPFWDPIEKEKCIGKAVLFLESLTAQLETESNAHIFNKEGVDVGQLKVAVFPVSRDGHELEDDDIKESPAELLGTSMYYEVRILSASGLPAEFANNTFVRFKPYLSSGYIETSRVNGANTHPVFNFKKILEQTVTPAFMEYLENEVLIFEVYGEDSRATK, from the exons ATGAGTTGCAGTGTGCAAGTCGCTGTGCGGGTTCGCCCGTTTAACGCCAGGGAGCGGAAGTTGAACGCGTTTTGCTGCATCAGCATGAATGGACGCCAGACAGTGATAACCAACTTATCGAAGAAGAATGACGAGAAAAAGTTCACTTTCGACTATTCCTACTGGTCACATGACGGCTACCACGAGGAGCCGTCCGGCTacctctctcctgctccaGGAAGCCCCTACGCTGATCAGACGCGTGTCTTTTCTGATGTCGGCCAAGGGGTTATAGACAGCGCGTGGGAAGGCTACCACGCGTGTTTGTTCGCCTATGGTCAGACAGGAAGTGGAAAAAGCTATTCGATGGTTGGCTACGGAGAAAACAAGGGGATCATCCCCATTGCTTGCGAGGAGATTTTCAGACGCATCGGTCAAAACAAAGACCCCACTAAGTCATTCGAGGTCTCTTGCAGTATGCTTGAGGTGTACAATGAACACGTGCACGACCTTCTCATCAAACCCTCAACGCGGCCACAAGGAGGACTGGAGATAAG AGAGTCCAAGGTCTTGGGAATCTTTGTGGAAGGCCTTTCGCGGCGAGCTGTGAATTCCTATGCGGGCATTCAGAAGATCGTTGACGAGGGGACATCCAACCGATCAA TTGGAGCCACGCTGATGAACGCAACGAGCAGTCGG GCACACACTGTAGTGTCAATTGAGTTGCAACAAATTACGACGCTGGACGGGAAGCAAGGCCGGAGAACTTCTGTCATCCACCTCGTCGATCTCGCAGGCTCCGAAAAGAATGATCAGACACAGGCGTCTGGGGATCGCCTTAAAGAGGGATGTGCAATCAACAAATCGCTCTCGGCGCTTGGGAACGTCATTTCCGCTCTGGCGGATAAAGCAGCCGGGAAAGACAAAGGCCGAGTCATTCCCTACCGCGATTCGAAGCTTACGAGGCTCCTCCAGAATGCGCTGGGCGGTTCGTGCAGAACAATCATGCTCTGTGCGCTCTCACCAGCCTCGAACAACTACGACGAGACTCTCAGCACGCTGAGATACGCCGACCGCGCAAAACAAGTCAAGAACTTCGCCGTGGTGAACGAAGACCCGACGCTCCGGCTCATACGCGAACtgcgggaagaaaacgagaaactCAAGGCACTCCTGGAGG GCAAAAATGCCGCCGACCGTGGTTTGTcggaagccgagagaaaggcgcttGAGGAAGAACATCAGAAGGAAATCCGAGCGATGGAAAACGCACTCCACGACATGGAGAAATCATTTCAGCAGAAACTTGAAGAGTCTCAGAAGCAGGCTGCCGCCCAGACAGCGCAAG GCACTGTCGATCCATCAAGTGTGCCGCACTTGACGGTTTTAAACGAGGATGTTTTGCTGAGTGGTCAGCTGAATTTCGCGTTGCCTAGCGCTCCCGGACACCTCTGGatcggaaagaagaaaggcgactgGACTCCGGatgtgtcgctctctggtCTTGGCGTCTTCCCGAAGCACTGCCGCTGTGCGCTGGATGCGTCCAAACGCGCGGTGTACCTCGAGGTCGTGGAGGGGATCAACTACACGTTCGTCAACGGAGAGAAGATCACCCAGAAGAAGCCGGTTTCCCTCAGGTCGGGAGACCGCCTGGTGTTGGGACAGGCCTATGCCTTTCTAGTCGTTTTTCCAGCGGAGCAAACGCAACAGAAACTGCTCGCAGAACACACCTACGACGGCGTGCTGGAGGAAGTGTGTGTCGCACAGGGCGAGGTCAAGCGCGTGAAGCCGAACGAGGTGGAGCTgcaggaggagaaggcgaaggcggaagcgTACAAACGCCAGGCGGAAGCGATGCAGCGAGCGCAGAAGGAGTTCGAGGAGAAGATGCGGCGAGCTGCGCAGAAAGCCAGCGCCGACGAGCGCCagaaagtggaagaagagttccggaagaaacacgaggctctcgagcgcgagaaaaaggagctCCAGCGGAAAGAAATGAGACGCTGCGCAGCCGAGACCGACCGGAAGGTCGTGGAAGAGAAACTCGTGGAAGTCTTGCCCCTGATCAAGGAGGCGAACCTGATCGCGGCGGAACTCAAGAAACCGTACGAACTGACCCCGTCGTTCGACATGACCTTCACGTCCACAGGTGAAAGAAGATCCAACGTCATCGTCGCAGTGATGTTCGAAGGAAAACCCGTGTACGACTGGGCCCCCGCAGTCCTCGAAAaccgcctcttcctcatgCGCGAGCTCCTCGACGCGTACACCGACGCAAAAGACAAGGACGGCTTTCTCAAGC GTCTTAAGAAAGAAGATGATCCGTTCTGGGACCCTATCGAGAAGGAGAAGTGCATCGGGAAGGCTGTCCTGTTTTTGGAGTCTCTGACCGCCCAGTTGGAGACAGAGTCAAATGCTCACATCTTCAACAAGGAAGGCGTCGACGTGGGACAG CTCAAAGTGGCTGTGTTTCCAGTGTCGAGGGACGGGCACGAGTTGGAGGACGACGACATCAAGGAGAGTCCAGCAGAACTTCTCGGGACTTCCATGT ACTACGAGGTGAGGATCCTGAGCGCCTCTGGACTTCCAGCAGAATTCGCGAACAACACCTTTGTCCGCTTCAAGCCTTATCTCTCCTCGGGATACATCGAGACGTCGCGTGTCAACGGCGCAAACACCCATCCAGTCTTTAACTTCAAAAAGATTCTTGAGCAAACCGTCACTCCGGCGTTCATGGAATACCTGGAAAACGAGGTTCTGATCTTCGAGGTCTACGGCGAGGATTCGAGAGCCACAAAGTAG